The DNA region AGATGACCGATCCGGTCCGACAATCCCACCGAATGCAATAAATGCTCGGCGCGAACAAAGGATTCCGACTTGGGCTTGCCATGGGCCAACGCCGGAATCAAGACGTTCTCAATCACCGTCAACTGCGGCAACAAATGATGGTCTTGAAACACAAACCCAATGTGCTCGTTGCGAAATGCCGCCAACTGTTTTGGCGAAAGCTGAAAAGGATCCTGCCCATCAATGTGCACCGATCCCTGATCCGGATGGTCGAGGGTGCCGAGAATGTGCAGCAGCGTGCTTTTGCCACTACCGCTCGGGCCGACGATCGCTAACGATTCGCCAGCGGTTAAGTCGAGTGACACGCCATCGAGGACACGCAGCGAATCGGCTGCGGTGGCGTAGGACTTGGAAACGTTTTCAACCTTCAACTGGCTTTCGTTACTCATCTGCCTATCCAATCATCTCACATAGCGAAAGGGTCGCGAGTCCATAAAACGTGTACTCCACATCCGTCACGTCATCAAGCACCAACCCCACAAAACCGCCGCGATCGCGCTGCATCGACGTTGCGTAGCGACGGATC from Novipirellula artificiosorum includes:
- a CDS encoding ABC transporter ATP-binding protein, whose product is MSNESQLKVENVSKSYATAADSLRVLDGVSLDLTAGESLAIVGPSGSGKSTLLHILGTLDHPDQGSVHIDGQDPFQLSPKQLAAFRNEHIGFVFQDHHLLPQLTVIENVLIPALAHGKPKSESFVRAEHLLHSVGLSDRIGHLPSELSGGERERVAIARALVMQPSLILADEPTGNLDRRTADAVTELLLSLQSESGVILIAVTHSETLAAALQQRRELQDGRLL